The DNA sequence CCGCCCCGCCGATCGCCACCAGCAGCCAGTTCACGCGGCCCGCCCCTCACCCCGGGAGCCCCGGGAGCCCCGGGAGCGCCGCGAACCCCGGTCCAGCCAGGTCCTTGTCCCCGCGGCCGCCGCCCACACCGCCCCGAGCGCCGCCACCGCCGTCGCCGCCGCGTACGCCAGGGCGGTCAGCGCCTCCTGACGCACGAGCAGGTCCGAGACGCCGGCCGCGTACGTCGAGAAGGTCGTGAAGCCGCCGAGCACGCCGACGCCGAGGAAAGGCCGCACCAGGGGGTGGGTCACCCGGCCCCGCTCGACGGTCAGCACCATCAGGACGCCGATGAGGGCGCAGCCACCCACGTTGACGGCGAAGACCGTCCACGGGAAGCCACGCGCGCCGGGCCACAGCACCAGGGCCCCGTAGCGGGCGAGCGCGCCGAGCGCGCCGCCGGCCGCGACCGCCGCCAGCACCCGGCCCTGCGGTGCGGCGGGAGGGCCGGGCTCCGGCAGCTCCCGCGGGGCCCGCTCGCTCACCCGTAGCCCAGGGCGTGCAGCCGCTCGTCGTCGATGCCGAAGTGGTGGGCGATCTCGTGGACCACGGTGATCTCGGT is a window from the Streptomyces sp. MMBL 11-1 genome containing:
- a CDS encoding FluC/FEX family fluoride channel, coding for MSERAPRELPEPGPPAAPQGRVLAAVAAGGALGALARYGALVLWPGARGFPWTVFAVNVGGCALIGVLMVLTVERGRVTHPLVRPFLGVGVLGGFTTFSTYAAGVSDLLVRQEALTALAYAAATAVAALGAVWAAAAGTRTWLDRGSRRSRGSRGSRGEGRAA